In the Purpureocillium takamizusanense chromosome 5, complete sequence genome, one interval contains:
- the ACS2 gene encoding Acetate--CoA ligase (EggNog:ENOG503NUTI~COG:Q), which translates to MVADEQKGPRVHEAHEVDTFHPPQKMLEKHPSKPHLANLEEYQKLYKESITEPTKFWATQARDLLTWYRDFETVSSGSLDDGDVKWFVEGQLNASYNCIDRHAFKDPDRVAIIYEADEAEDGRNVTYGELLRQVSKTAWTLKQMGVRKGDTVAIYLPMIPEAIVAILACVRIGAVHSVVFAGFSADSLRDRVIDAKSKVVITTDEGKRGGKLIGTKKIVDDALKQCPGVTGVLVYKRTGADVPMQAGRDLWWHEEVEKWPSYIAPEVMNSEDPLFLLYTSGSTGKPKGVMHTTAGYLLGAAITGKYVFDIHDGDRYFCGGDVGWITGHTYVVYAPLLLGVSTVVFEGTPAYPNFSRYWDIIDKHKVTQFYVAPTALRLLKRAGDEHVKGEMKHLRVLGSVGEPIAAEVWKWYFEIVGKEESHIVDTYWQTETGSNVITPLAGITPTKPGSASLPFFGIEPAIIDPVSGEEIHGNDVDGVLAFKQPWPSMARTVYGAHKRYMDTYLNVYKGYYFTGDGAGRDHEGFYWIRGRVDDVVNVSGHRLSTAEIEAALIEHHAVAEAAVVGVADELTGQAVNAFVAVKDGNEINDALRKEFIMQVRKSIGPFAAPKAIYVVPDLPKTRSGKIMRRILRKVLAGEEDQLGDITTLSDPSIVDKIIKTVHEARGK; encoded by the exons atggtcgccgacgagcagaAGGGACCTCGTGTCCATGAGGCGCACGAGGTGGACACATTCC ATCCTCCCCAAAAGATGCTGGAGA AGCACCCAAGCAAGCCCCACCTTGCCA ACCTCGAAGAGTACCAGAAGCTATACAAGGAGTCCATTACCGAGCCCACCAAGTTCTGGGCCACCCAGGCCCGTGACCTGCTCACCTGGTACCGCGACTTCGAGACCGTCTCCAGCGGgtccctcgacgacggcgatgtcAAGTGGTTTGTCGAAGGCCAACTCAATGCCTCGTACAACTGCATTGACCGCCATGCCTTCAAGGACCCcgaccgcgtcgccatcatctatgaggccgacgaggccgaggatggcCGCAACGTCACGTATGGCGAGCTCTTGCGCCAGGTTTCCAAGACGGCCTGGACTTTGAAGCAGATGGGCGTCCGCAAGGGTGACACCGTCGCCATCTACCTGCCCATGATccccgaggccatcgtcgccatcctggCTTGCGtccgcatcggcgccgtccactccgtcgtcttcgccggcTTCTCCGCCGACTCCTTGCGCGACCGCGTCATTGATGCCAAGTCCAAGGTGgtcatcaccaccgacgaGGGCAAGCGTGGCGGCAAGTTGATCGGCACCAAGAAGATTGTCGATGACGCTCTGAAGCAGTGCCCGGGTGTCACCGGCGTCCTGGTCTACAAGcgcaccggcgccgacgtgcccATGCAGGCCGGCCGTGATCTGTGGTGGCACGAGGAAGTTGAGAAGTGGCCCAGCTACATCGCCCCCGAGGTCATGAACTCTGAGGATCCCCTGTTCCTCCTCTACACGTCTGGCTCCACTGGCAAGCCCAAGGGTGTCATGCACACAACCGCCGGCTATCTGCTTGGTGCCGCCATAACCGGCAAGTACGTCTTTGACatccacgacggcgaccgcTACTTCTGCGGTGGCGATGTCGGCTGGATCACGGGCCACACGTACGTCGTCTACGCCCctctgctgctcggcgtctCGACTGTTGTCTTCGAGGGCACCCCCGCCTACCCCAACTTCTCGCGGTACTGGGACATCATCGACAAGCACAAGGTCACCCAGTTCTACGTCGCCCCGACCGCCCTTCGCCTGCTCAAgcgtgccggcgacgagcacgtcaAGGGTGAGATGAAGCACCTCCGAGTCCTAGGCTCCGTCGGCGAGCCCATCGCTGCCGAGGTCTGGAAGTGGTACTTTGAGATTGTTGGAAAGGAGGAGTCACACATTGTTGAT ACTTACTGGCAGACGGAGACGGGCTCCAACGTCATTACCCCCCTGGCTGGCATCACCCCGACCAAGCCTGGTTCCGCTTCGTTGCCTTTCTTTGGCATCGAGCCTGCTATCATCGATCCCGTCTCGGGCGAAGAGATCCACGGcaacgacgtcgacggcgtgctcGCGTTCAAGCAACCTTGGCCCAGCATGGCTCGCACCGTGTACGGCGCCCACAAGCGGTATATGGACACCTACTTGAATGTGTACAAGGGCTACTAT TTCACCGGTGATGGTGCCGGCCGCGATCACGAGGGATTCTACTGGATTCGTGGGCGTGTTGACGATGTCGTCAACGTCAGCGGTCACCGTCTGTCGACGGCTGAGATCGAGGCTGCTCTGATTGAGCACCACGCTGTGGCTGAGGCTGCTGTGGTGggtgtcgccgacgagctgacCGGCCAGGCCGTCAATGCGTTCGTAGCGGTCAAGGATGGCAACGAGATCAACGATGCGCTGCGCAAGGAGTTCATCATGCAGGTGCGGAAGAGCATCGGACCCTTTGCCGCTCCCAAGGCCATCTACGTCGTGCCCGATCTGCCCAAGACGCGAAGTGGCAAGATTATGCGCCGTATCCTGAGAAaggtgctggcgggcgaggaggaccagctcggcgacaTCACAACG CTCTCGGACCCCAGCATTGTCGACAAGATCATCAAGACGGTCCATGAGGCCCGAGGAAAATGA
- a CDS encoding uncharacterized protein (SECRETED:SignalP(1-18~SECRETED:cutsite=AWS-AS~SECRETED:prob=0.8198)~EggNog:ENOG503PDH1~TransMembrane:1 (n3-13c18/19o187-210i)), whose amino-acid sequence MDFTIITIVLTLASTAWSASPLCYWPGGGVAVGQFPCGTSGHSTCCGTGYACLSNHMCQAVTDEALIKGPLYARGACTDSFWESPNCPPFCKAVGYDVMDGQQVMHKCDNSDRVFYCESSAKPDCEHTKKVIVESTKPTAQTTITATMQSLETTATGASTATSASSTSTSTSTAAGGGSSDGNGAKIGIGVGVTLGGLGLMAGLLALFLVKRRRGGRRSDDKSEPTIPVQELPADPLPPASVSMPASPPPPTSSPPPAFWPSDCKTPFPPYTPSSMTTLEPWSPNLQELPGH is encoded by the exons ATGGATttcaccatcatcaccatcgtcctGACGCTGGCATCCACAGCCTGGTCAGCAAGCCCGCTATGCTACTGGCCTGgcgggggcgtcgccgtcggccagtTCCCAtgcggcaccagcggccaCTCGACGTGTTGCGGGACGGGCTACGCGTGCCTGAGCAACCACATGTGCCAGGCGGTGACGGACGAGGCCTTGATCAAGGGACCTCTGTACGCGCGCGGAGCCTGCACGGATTCCTTTTGGGAGAGCCCCAACTGCCCGCCCTTTTGCAAAGCCGTCGGTTACGATGTCATGGACGGGCAGCAGGTCATGCACAAGTGCGACAACAGCGACCGCGTTTTCTACTGCGAGTCGTCGGCAAAGCCTGACTGCGAGCACACCAAGAAGGTGATTGTCGAATCTA CGAAGCCGACGGCCCAAACCACCATCACGGCGACCATGCAGAGCCTCGAGACGACTGCTACGGGAGCGTCGACTGCGACGTCTGcaagctcgacgtcgacgtcgacgtcaaccgccgcgggcggcggctcgtcggacggcaacggcgcgaAAATTGGCATTGGGGTCGGCGTCAcactcggcggcctggggctTATGGCGGGCCTCCTGGCCCTCTTCCTCGTGAAGCGACGCCGTGGAGGCCGCAGGTCAGATGACAAGTCCGAGCCGACCATCCCCGTGCAggagctgccggccgaccccttgccgcccgcgagcgtctccatgcccgcctccccgcctCCTCCTACTTCGAGTCCTCCCCCGGCCTTTTGGCCGAGCGACTGCAAGACGCCCTTCCCGCCTtacacgccctcgtcgatgacgacccTGGAGCCCTGGTCGCCGAATCTGCAGGAACTGCCTGGGCactga
- the RFC5 gene encoding Replication factor C (RF-C) subunit (BUSCO:EOG09263OQH~EggNog:ENOG503NWCC~COG:L), giving the protein MALIVDKHRPRSLEALTYHNELSERLRSLAQSGDFPHLLVYGPSGAGKKTRIVATLKELYGPGVEKIKIDARVFQTSSNRKLEFNIVASIYHLEITPSDVGNYDRVVVQDLLKEVAQTQQVDQSAKQRFKVVVINEADHLTRDAQAALRRTMEKYSPNLRLILLANSTSNIIAPIRSRTLLVRVAAPTHEEICDVLAQSAKKEGWEVVKGLHRRIAEDSGRNLRRALLMYEAVHAQNEKVTESTPIPPADWEALIGQIAKEIMEEHTPARILQVRSKLYDLLTHCIPPTTILKTLTFKLLALIDDGLKREVIQWSAFYEHRIKTGTKVIFHLEAFVAKFMRIFEMYLMSMDM; this is encoded by the exons ATggccctcatcgtcgacaaGCATCGGCCGCGGTCGCTCGAGGCTCTGACATATCACAATGAGCTGTCGGAGCGGCTCCGGTCGCTC GCTCAAAGCGGCGACTTCCCCCATCTCCTCGTGTACGGTCCCTCAGGCGCCggcaagaagacgaggatTGTGGCCACGCTCAAGGAGCTGTACGGCCCAGGCGTCGAAAAGATCAAGATCGACGCGCGCGTGTTCCAGACGAGCAGTAACCGCAAGCTCGAATTCAACATCGTCGCCTCCATCTACCACCTCGAAATCACCCCTTCTGACGTCGGCAACTACGACAGAGTCGTCGTACAGGACCTCCTGAAGGAGGTGGCGCAGACGCAGCAGGTCGACCAGTCGGCCAAGCAGCGGTTCAAGGTGGTGGTCATCAACGAGGCCGACCACCTCAcgcgcgacgcccaggccgcgCTGCGTCGCACCATGGAGAAGTACTCGCCCAACCTGCGTCTGATCCTCCTCGCAAACTCAACGTCCAACATTATCGCACCGATTCGCTCGAggacgctgctggtgcgAGTCGCGGCACCGACGCACGAGGAGATATGCGACGTGCTCGCCCAGTCGGCGAAGAAGGAGGGCTGGGAGGTCGTCAAGGGTCTGCACAGACGCATCGCCGAGGATAGCGGCCGAAATCTTCGGAGAGCCCTCCTCATGTACGAAGCCGTCCATGCGCAAAA CGAAAAAGTAACGGAAAGCACGCCGATTCCGCCTGCCGACTGGGAGGCATTGATCGGCCAGATCGCCAAGGAAATCATGGAAGAGCACACCCCCGCCAGGATCCTGCAAGTTCGGTCGAAACTCTACGACCTGCTCACGCACTGCATCCCGCCGACGACCATCCTCAAGACCCTGACATTCAAGCTTCTggccctcatcgacgacgggctcaaGAGGGAGGTGATCCAATGGTCAGCCTTCTACGAGCACCGGATCAAGACGGGCACCAAGGTCATTTTCCACCTCGAGGCGTTTGTGGCCAAGTTTATGCGGATATTCGAGATGTACCTGATGAGCATGGACATGTAA
- the mrpl16 gene encoding 39S ribosomal protein L16, mitochondrial (COG:J~EggNog:ENOG503NX8U~BUSCO:EOG09264T3S): MKSVSTTALLNAFQGLRLSGSSPLRQLRAPIQHASRTVAAPSRLQNARAFSTTAPVLGSWLEPSLDRRKKMAKGRPRVATGGSTKGTTVIWGDYGLRMIDHHRRISAKHLKMAEDTIKVRLRGEKYRLYKRKCCNVGVYVSGNEMRMGKGKGSFDHWATRMAVSQVLFEIRGRIHEQIVRDAFRLAGNKLPGQWEFVKRGDAPMVGITKLDGVTLEELKRPRRQIAPAELLEASSPTTITEAGSTSESSR, from the exons ATGAAGTCCGTCAGCACGACGGCATTGCTCAATGCCTTCCAGGGATTGAGACTAAGTGGCTCTTCGCCGCTGCGACAGCTCAGAGCCCCGATTCAGCACGCATCGAGAAcggtcgccgcgccgtcacGACTCCAGAATGCGAGAGCTTTCTCTACGACGGCCCCGGTCCTGGGCAGCTGGCTGGAGCCGAGCCTGGATCGCAGAAAGAAGATGGCCAAGGGTCGTCCGCGCGTCGCAACTGGCGGCTCGACAAAGGGCACAACGGTCATATGGGGCGACTACGGGCTGCGAATGATCGACCATCACCGAAGAATCAGCGCTAAGCATCTGAAAATGGCCGAGGATACGATCAAGGTGCGGCTCCGAGGCGAGAAATACCGGCTCTACAAGAGAAAATGCTGCAACGTCGGCGTTTACGTGAGCGGTAACGAG ATGCGAATGGGTAAAGGCAAGGGCTCTTTCGACCACTGGGCGACGCGCATGGCCGTGAGCCAAGTCCTTTTCGAGATCAGAGGACGCATTCACGAGCAGATCGTGCGGGATGCGTTCCGTCTGGCGGGGAACAAGTTGCCTG GCCAATGGGAGTTTGTGAAGAGGGGAGATGCGCCGATGGTGGGCATCACGAAGCTCGACGGGGTTACGTTGGAGGAGCTCAAGAGACCGAGGCGACAAATCGCGCctgccgagctgctggaggcTTCTTCGCCGACCACCATCACGGAGGCTGGGAGCACCTCCGAATCATCACGATGA
- the rfc1 gene encoding DNA replication factor C complex subunit Rfc1 (EggNog:ENOG503NWJJ~BUSCO:EOG09261NW2~COG:L), with protein MPDIRSFFAPKGGAAPPKPAPVKKEEAPKVKRGRKVIEDSEDDEVVEEKKPAAKAAPKKKKADVEPKGVAISADDYFASTNDSKKPKVPTTPKKGASRAQVKEEVPVRSSPRTKQSASKSDAPAANGTQTKKKAVSYKQHKTEDDDAYMEDADEDPDDIYAADAKGRNKRKNDEYVESDSEDEVVPQPKRVASRGRQSAGTKNVNESAKAEKTTAAGRKRKTPSQDSDEEEEEELPRKKPTTAKSRAPKPKKADDPEDSQIQIILDSVATVRPPTPPPKDPNAKFDWRKAAAGGGNASAQPTGMADVPEGAEECLSGLSFVFTGVLQTIGRDEAQALVKRYGGKVTGQPSSKTSFVVLGEDAGPSKLAKIKSHGIKTIDENGLFDLIRKLPAYGGSGKGAQKAQEKKKAEEEKVKQQVAEMEAEENAKKAAEAKAAKKAAASQGATGRAPQPTTTTVQLLTSKYAPTQLSHICGNKGQVEKIQSWLKNWPKSKKYNFQRRGADGMGGARAIIISGPPGIGKTTAAHLAAKLEGYDVLESNASDTRSKKLVEAGVSDVMNNTSLLGYFAGDGKAVDTSKKKIVLVMDEVDGMSAGDRGGVGALAKFCKVTEVPLILICNERKLPKMKPFDHVTFDIRFNRPTVDQVRSRIMTICHREGLKLPVPVVDALIEGSNKDIRQIINMISTAKLDQSSMDYDQGKAMTKAWEKHVVLKPWDICQKMLAGGLFAPASKATLNDKIELYFNDHEFSFLMIQENYLRTKPMALNGKGYTKREENLKALELFDNAAQSISDGDLVDRMIHGPQQHWSLMPTHAIFSTVRPASFIAGQLMGTNFTSWLGNFSKTGKLGRYVREIHSHMRLKSSGDHNEIRQEYMPVLWNQMVNRLQNEGTDCVDDVIELMDSYYLTREDFDAIQELGVGPMTDEKVNIETKTKAAFTRTYNAMNHPVPFMKASNVLAPKKQTKEAPDLEEAIEEEDEADVAEPIEVDDDEIDFKKDKYIKQPKAKKPAKKATKKSKDAADDDGGETKAKTGKGKKGKR; from the exons ATGCCTGACATTCGGTCGTTCTTTGCACCGAAAGGTGGTGCGGCTCCTCCAAAACCAGCTCCGGTCAAAAAAGAAGAGGCGCCAAAGGTTAAGCGAG GTCGCAAAGTTATCGAAGAtagcgaggacgacgaggttgtTGA AGAGAAGAAGCCCGCAGCAAAGGCGGCaccgaagaagaagaaggc AGATGTCGAGCCCAAGGGAGTTGCAATTTCTGCCGACGATTATTTCGCTTCGACCAATGACAGCAAAAAGCCCAAAGTCCCAACGACTCCGAAGAAAGGCGCAAGCAGGGCGCAGGTGAAGGAAGAGGTCCCGGTTCGGTCCAGTCCTCGAACAAAGCAGTCGGCTTCAAAGTCCGATGCTCCCGCCGCAAACGGCACTCAGACAAAGAAGAAAGCGGTTTCTTATAAGCAACACAAAAcggaggacgatgacgcaTATATGGAGGATGCAGACGAAGATCCCGATGACATATATGCCGCTGACGCCAAAGGACGCAACAAGCGCAAGAATGACGAATACGTTGAGTCGGATTCCGAGGACGAAGTTGTCCCACAGCCTAAGAGAGTTGCGTCTCGCGGGCGACAGTCCGCTGGGACAAAGAACGTAAATGAATCTGCTAAGGCTGAAAAGACCACAGCTGCCGGTAGGAAGCGTAAAACCCCCTCGCAGGACTctgatgaagaagaggaagaggaatTGCCCAGAAAGAAGCCGACCACCGCGAAATCCCGAGCCCCAAAGCCCAAGAAGGCGGACGACCCTGAAGATTCCCAGATTCAAATCATTCTGGACAGCGTCGCCACAGTCCGCCCTCCAACGCCTCCGCCGAAAGACCCCAATGCCAAGTTCGACTGGCGGAaagcagctgctggcggagGCAATGCGTCGGCCCAACCAACAGGCATGGCCGACGTTCCAGAAGGAGCCGAGGAGTGCCTCAGTGGACTTTCGTTTGTCTTCACTGGTGTTTTGCAGACGATTGGGCGTGACGAGGCCCAAGCGCTTGTCAAGCGCTACGGCGGCAAGGTGACTGGTCAGCCGAGCAGCAAAACAAGCTTCGTGGTTCTTGGTGAAGATGCTGGTCCAAGCAAATTGGCCAAGATCAAATCACATGGCATCAAGACCATTGATGAGAACGGACTCTTCGATCTTATCCGCAAGCTGCCTGCGTACGGAGGATCGGGCAAGGGAGCACAGAAGGCgcaagagaagaagaaggctgAAGAGGAGAAGGTGAAGCAGCAGGTGGCGGAGATGGAAGCAGAAGAAAATGCCAaaaaggcggccgaggcaaaggcggccaagaaagCCGCAGCATCTCAAGGCGCTACCGGACGAGCGCCACAACCTACAACAACAACTGTTCAGCTGCTGACCTCCAAGTATGCGCCGACACAGCTTAGCCACATCTGCGGCAACAAAGGCCAGGTCGAGAAGATTCAGTCTTGGCTCAAGAACTGGCCAAAGTCGAAGAAGTACAATTTCCAGCGGCGTGGTGCAGACGGCATGGGTGGAGCGCGTGCTATTATCATCTCTGGCCCGCCAGGTATCGGCAAGACCACTGCTGCGCACTTGGCTGCCAAGCTGGAGGGCTATGACGTCCTGGAGAGCAACGCCAGTGACACGAGAagcaagaagctcgtcgaggctggaGTGAGTGACGTGATGAACAACACGTCGCTCTTGGGGTACTTTGCGGGCGATGGAAAGGCTGTGGACAcgtcgaagaagaagatcgtcctcgtcatggaCGAAGTTGACGGCATGTCTGCTGGCGATCGAGGTGGCGTTGGCGCATTGGCGAAATTCTGCAAAGTTACGGAAGTCCCCCTCATCTTGATCTGCAACGAACGCAAGTTGCCCAAGATGAAGCCTTTCGACCATGTCACTTTTGACATCAGGTTCAACCGGCCGACTGTCGACCAAGTTAGATCCCGGATCATGACCATCTGCCACCGAGAAGGGCTGAAGTTGCCCGTTCCCGTGGTCGACGCACTCATCGAGGGCAGCAACAAGGACATCCGACAAATCATCAACATGATCTCGACGGCGAAACTCGACCAAAGTAGCATGGATTACGACCAGGGGAAAGCAATGACCAAAGCCTGGGAGAAGCACGTCGTCTTGAAGCCTTGGGACATCTGTCAAAAGATGCTGGCCGGTGGGCTGTTTGCCCCCGCCAGTAAAGCAACGCTCAACGACAAGATTGAGCTGTATTTCAACGATCACGAGTTCAGCTTTCTCATGATTCAAGAGAACTATCTGCGCACGAAACCCATGGCATTGAACGGCAAGGGCTACACGAAACGGGAGGAGAACCTCAAGGCCCTGGAACTGTTCGATAATGCGGCGCAGAGCATCAGCGACGGTGACCTGGTGGACCGCATGATCCATGGTCCGCAACAGCATTGGAGCCTGATGCCGACCCATGCCATTTTCAGTACCGTTCGTCCTGCCAGCTTTATCGCCGGACAACTCATGGGTACCAACTTCACGTCTTGGCTGGGCAACTTCAGCAAAACTGGTAAACTGGGCAGATATGTTCGAGAGATACACTCTCACATGCGTCTCAAGTCCTCGGGTGATCACAACGAAATTCGCCAGGAGTACATGCCGGTTTTGTGGAATCAAATGGTCAACCGACTGCAAAATGAAGGGACAGACTGCGTTGACGATGTCATCGAATTGATGGACAGCTACTACCTTACACGCGAGGACTTTGACGCGATCcaggagctcggcgtcgggccgATGACGGACGAGAAGGTCAACATtgagacgaagacgaaggcCGCCTTCACCAGAAC ATACAATGCCATGAACCACCCTGTGCCCTTCATGAAAGCCAGCAACGTGCTGGCCCCGAAAAAGCAGACCAAAGAGGCGCCTGATCTGGAAGAGGCTAttgaagaggaagacgaggcggacgtggCCGAGCCTATCGaagttgacgacgacgagatcgaCTTCAAGAAAGATAAGTATATCAAACAACCCAAGGCGAAAAagccggccaagaaggccacCAAGAAGTCCAAGGATGCTGcagacgatgacggcggcgaaaccaaggccaagacgggcaagggAAAGAAGGGAAAGAGATGA
- a CDS encoding uncharacterized protein (EggNog:ENOG503PYJA) yields the protein MSSLGDGDEHRNPDQSLIEQGVHYNQGGGYSMGFAAGQVSEDDLIDHAMEADDGDPRARATLEGLSLSDDAAPAGELDYGAEDLVASYTEGEYAMFNDTAALSTPKTVRFADELETVIPPSPDYYSTSTSSSSSPLSASDSDEPCHRVEGCTENTIDGGEWRMSSSMMMAYSAMRGGESITDSGSADQAATHPGVSTGEANIFAHHASSLTADARKSDNDNPGTQDIFAITRPDYEHLTLPAGAANNNIKNDDNNAGLPEHIVQGLKRQAQLEGKHSIDELYDVSDGEDDVADGRISPCTFRLWADGAAEESERAGPHEGVTEQVDDEIDDYELDSAVAEAGSDRDSPQQHDDAEEEANTVWPPARYAGNLDFEFWLESIAPAGVVRHYPRPVTIPAQQEYLSVPITDEEIQAALAAPDLPEAFDGIAPEDVYEELQDRHQRLAAANLAVTDAIAAQWTYAQRINRRALLVQQAARAAAAVEQRAEQQQQLQQQQDPAGRRRREVYRYVEARLRGVAAHADEVEAQAVRLWTEVTDMMRVDRALGQTALDLARAVGLTGRDLEEGDLDALCERVIQMGRE from the exons ATGTCTTCgttgggcgacggcgacgagcatcgCAACCCGGATCAGTCTCTCATAGAGCAGGGCGTCCACTACAATCAGGGAGGTGGTTATTCTATGGGCTTCGCTGCCGGTCAGGTCTCTGAGGACGACCTCATCGATCACGCCATggaggcggacgacggcgacccccgtgcccgtgccACTCTCGAAGGCCTTTCCCTCAGCGATGACGCTGCTCCTGCGGGTGAGCTTGACTACGGAGCTGAAGATTTGGTCGCTTCCTACACCGAAGGCGAATATGCCATGTTTAATGacacggcggccttgtcgaccCCGAAGACTGTGAGATTtgccgacgagctggagacgGTGATTCCTCCGTCGCCCGACTACTattcgacctcgacctcctcctcctcctcgccccttTCGGCGTCGGACAGCGATGAGCCGTGCCATCGGGTCGAAGGCTGCACTGAGAATACGATCGACGGAGGCGAGTGGCGCATGAGCAgctcgatgatgatggcgtaCAGCGCCATGCGCGGTGGAGAGAGCATCACCGACTCGGGCTCGGCGGATCAGGCGGCGACTCATCCCGGAGTGTCGACGGGTGAGGCCAACATTTTTGCGCATCATGCGTC ATCGCTTACGGCGGACGCTCGAAAGTCAGACAACGACAACCCAGGAACGCAGGATATCTTTGCCATCACTCGCCCAGACTATGAGCACCTGACTCTccccgcgggcgcggcgaaCAACAACATCAAAAACGATGACAACAACGCTGGCCTTCCGGAACACATCGTTCAGGGCCTCAAGCGCCAGGCGCAACTCGAAGGCAAGCACAGCATCGACG AGTTGTATGATGTGtctgatggcgaggacgacgtcgcggACGGGCGTATCTCGCCTTGCACGTTCCGCCTAtgggccgacggcgccgcggaaGAGAGCGAGCGCGCTGGTCCCCATGAGGGAGTAACTGAACAGGTCGATGAT GAGATTGACGATTATGAGTTGGATTCGGCCGTTGCAGAGGCGGGCTCTGATCGCGACTCTCCGCAGCAacatgacgacgccgaggaggaggccaacACGGTCTGGCCGCCGGCTCGCTACGCCGGCAATCTTGATTTTGAGTTCTGGCTGGAGAGCATCGCGCCGGCCGGTGTCGTCAGACACTACCCTCGCCCGGTGACCATTCCCGCACAGCAGGAATACTTGAGCGTTCCCATCACCGAT GAAGAGATCcaggccgcgctcgccgccccggaCCTCCCGGAGGCCtttgacggcatcgcgccCGAAGACGTCTACGAAGAGCTCCAAGACCGCcaccagcgcctcgccgccgccaaccttgccgtcaccgacgccatcgccgcgcaGTGGACGTACGCGCAGCGCATCAACCGGCGCGCCCTGCTcgtgcagcaggccgcccgggccgccgcggccgtcgagcagcgcgcagagcagcagcagcaactccagcagcagcaggacccggccggccgccgccgcagggagGTCTACCGGTacgtcgaggcgcggctgcgcggcgtcgcggcgcacgccgacgaggtcgaggcccagGCCGTGAGGCTGTGGACCGAGGTGACGGACATGATGCGCGTGGACCGCGCACTCGGACAGACGGCGCTCGACCTGGCGCGCGCTGTTGGCTTGACCGGCCGTGAtctggaggagggcgatTTGGACGCGTTGTGTGAGCGCGTGATTCAGATGGGTCGCGAGTGA
- the mge1 gene encoding GrpE, mitochondrial (EggNog:ENOG503NZQR~BUSCO:EOG09264IDN~COG:O): MLRQVLSSSSRALRSAPRLAAAGKPLLRPQFQSAVPSPLAARAAQPSVARWYSEAKETPAEGDKDKPEATKEEGGDADALSELKKTLETKETEAKEWKDKCMRTVADFRNLQDRTAREVKTARDFAIQKFAKDLVESVDNLDRALTTVPADKLDAAVNQDLVNLYDGLKMTESILLQTLAKHGLERLDPEGEKFNPNEHEATFMAPQPDKENNTVFHIQQKGFKLNGRVLRAAKVGVVKNS; this comes from the exons ATGCTCCGACAAGtcctctcttcttcctccagaGCTCTGCGCTCTGCCCCAAGgctagccgccgccggcaagcccCTGCTACGGCCCCAGTTCCAGTCCGCTGTGCCGTcaccgctcgccgcccgggcAGCCCAGCCTTCCGTTGCTCGCTGGTAcagcgaggccaaggaaacgccggccgagggcgacaaggacaagccCGAAGCTaccaaggaggagggcggcgacgccgatgcgctGTCGGAGCTGAAGAAGACGCTTGAGACCAAGGAgaccgaggccaaggagtGGAAG GACAAGTGCAtgcgcaccgtcgccgacttcCGCAACCTTCAGGACCGCACCGCGCGCGAGGTCAAAACGGCCCGCGACTTCGCCATCCAAAAGTTCGCAAAGGACCTCGTTGAGAGCGTCGACAACCTCGACCGCGCCCTCACCACTGTgcccgccgacaagctcgacgccgccgttaACCAGGACCTCGTCAACCTGTACGACGGCCTCAAGATGACGGAGAGCATCCTGCTCCAGACGCTCGCCAAGCACGGCCTGGAGCGGCTAGACCCGGAGGGCGAAAAGTTCAACCCCAACGAGCACGAGGCCACCTTTATGGCCCCGCAGCCCGACAAGGAGAACAACACCGTCTTCCACATCCAGCAAAAGGGCTTCAAGCTCAACGGCCGCGTCCTacgcgccgccaaggtcggcgtcgtcaagaaCAGCTAG